The following proteins come from a genomic window of Desulfonatronum sp. SC1:
- the folE gene encoding GTP cyclohydrolase I: YIPRHHITGLSKIARVVEAFARRLQVQERLTTQIKECIQETLNPLGVAVVIEAQHMCMQMRGVQKQHSVTTTSDFTGAFLKNIATREEFFNIIGHKLH, encoded by the coding sequence CTTATATACCGCGGCACCATATCACCGGACTAAGCAAAATAGCCAGGGTTGTTGAAGCATTTGCACGTCGTCTTCAGGTGCAAGAGCGACTTACCACGCAAATTAAAGAGTGCATTCAGGAAACGCTTAATCCACTTGGTGTAGCAGTGGTGATTGAAGCTCAGCACATGTGTATGCAGATGCGTGGTGTACAAAAACAGCATTCGGTTACCACCACATCAGACTTTACCGGTGCATTTCTTAAAAACATTGCCACAAGAGAGGAGTTTTTCAATATCATTGGTCACAAACTTCATTGA